A DNA window from Maribellus comscasis contains the following coding sequences:
- a CDS encoding patatin-like phospholipase family protein has protein sequence MQYFPLIICLLLLQSISSIAQTDFSINKQPKVAVVLSGGGAKGFAHIGVLKVLEQEGIPIDIIVGTSMGSLIGGFYSLGYTAEEIEYIVKSQNWEKVLSDNVPRNDLSKNDQLLKQRYLLSSTFSDFKTITLPQGIIKGQNILNIFCGLAGNVPVDADFSQLPISFACIAANLETGEEVIIKDGFFPTALFSSMAIPGVFHPVNRENLLLVDGGLVNNFPTDVAKKMGADIIIGVDIRGDLYPREKLKSIDGIFGQMINFLGQGKDSLNNSYCDILIHPDITGYSVGSFSKEAADTLVLRGEKATLLLRDTIQKLKKENHLEPRIYSREYTTTEKWKITEIGFTERKNLDKTFFKNKLNLQLPGYYSNQELKSAIDRLYGYGEFDLVYYYLTNNETGKTLNLNIVPRKIYSQSIGFKVNTNDAAAVLFNINRKDYEKTIGFLSASTELSANPGVNLVAETTKRNLPTLGIELKGKYQKYKIYNEGDKLSSADVFYSALDIYLYKTYFNRLILGIGIQEEYFNGDVFTKNTNSFILSSKTNQFLSNAYTYVVFDNMDNFYFPQKGTRLDAEFSVYSDLSGNTSLSSALLFKMKNVVPLSSNTTFLFDIYSRSMFDNAYPLIKTTFVGGEPYSQYFNYHLPFIGLPPVILADRYTNIGLAGIRFHVAKNQCVSLVYNLMAQGNNYNELNNFLITNGGGVRYSVDSRLGPVEIGIGYAGRYDKPTFSANLGLWY, from the coding sequence ATGCAATACTTTCCCTTGATTATATGCTTACTACTGTTACAGTCAATAAGTTCTATAGCGCAAACTGATTTTAGCATCAATAAACAACCCAAAGTTGCCGTGGTTTTAAGTGGTGGAGGAGCAAAAGGTTTTGCCCATATTGGCGTTTTAAAAGTTTTGGAACAGGAAGGGATTCCAATCGACATTATAGTTGGTACCAGTATGGGAAGCCTGATTGGCGGATTTTACTCTCTGGGTTATACTGCCGAGGAAATTGAATATATTGTAAAAAGCCAGAACTGGGAAAAAGTCCTTTCCGATAATGTGCCACGAAATGATCTCTCAAAAAATGATCAGCTTTTAAAACAAAGATATTTACTCTCTTCTACATTTTCCGATTTCAAAACCATTACTCTTCCCCAGGGGATAATAAAAGGCCAGAATATTTTAAATATCTTTTGCGGCTTAGCCGGGAATGTCCCAGTTGATGCTGATTTTAGTCAACTCCCGATTTCATTTGCCTGCATTGCGGCCAATTTGGAGACTGGGGAAGAAGTGATTATAAAAGACGGGTTTTTCCCTACTGCCTTGTTTTCGAGCATGGCAATTCCCGGAGTTTTTCATCCAGTAAATAGAGAGAACCTTCTTCTTGTTGATGGGGGATTGGTAAACAACTTCCCAACCGATGTCGCAAAAAAAATGGGAGCAGACATTATTATTGGCGTAGATATAAGGGGGGATCTATATCCCCGTGAAAAATTAAAGTCAATTGATGGTATCTTCGGTCAGATGATAAATTTTCTGGGACAGGGAAAAGATTCATTAAACAACAGTTATTGCGACATTCTTATCCATCCTGATATTACCGGTTATTCGGTCGGAAGTTTTTCGAAAGAAGCAGCAGATACATTGGTTCTAAGGGGAGAAAAAGCTACCCTTTTATTAAGGGACACCATTCAAAAACTGAAAAAAGAGAACCATTTGGAACCAAGAATATATTCCCGCGAATATACTACAACAGAAAAATGGAAAATTACCGAAATAGGATTTACTGAACGAAAAAATCTGGATAAAACCTTTTTTAAAAACAAACTCAATCTGCAATTACCAGGGTATTATTCAAATCAGGAGTTAAAAAGTGCAATTGACAGGCTATACGGATATGGAGAGTTTGATCTCGTCTATTATTATCTCACAAATAATGAAACAGGGAAAACACTTAATTTGAATATTGTCCCAAGAAAGATTTATTCCCAAAGTATAGGATTTAAAGTAAACACAAATGATGCAGCAGCTGTGTTATTCAATATTAACAGAAAAGATTATGAAAAAACCATAGGTTTTTTATCTGCAAGTACTGAGCTGTCGGCAAATCCAGGTGTTAATCTTGTTGCAGAAACTACTAAAAGGAATTTGCCAACTTTAGGTATTGAATTAAAGGGGAAATACCAGAAATATAAAATATATAATGAAGGGGATAAACTGTCAAGTGCAGATGTATTTTATTCAGCACTAGATATTTATTTATATAAAACCTATTTCAACCGTCTAATTCTGGGTATAGGCATACAGGAAGAATATTTTAACGGCGATGTTTTTACCAAAAACACTAATTCATTCATCCTGTCCTCAAAAACCAACCAGTTTCTTTCCAATGCCTATACATACGTTGTTTTCGATAATATGGACAATTTTTATTTTCCCCAAAAAGGCACTCGCCTGGATGCAGAGTTTTCAGTATACTCTGATTTGTCAGGAAATACCAGCTTAAGTTCTGCCCTGCTTTTTAAAATGAAAAATGTCGTCCCACTATCTTCCAATACTACATTTTTATTTGATATTTACAGCCGCTCGATGTTCGATAATGCCTATCCGCTTATAAAAACAACTTTTGTAGGAGGAGAGCCTTATTCACAATATTTTAATTATCATTTACCCTTTATTGGGCTTCCCCCCGTAATACTTGCCGACAGGTACACCAATATCGGGTTGGCAGGAATACGTTTTCATGTGGCTAAAAATCAGTGCGTTTCATTGGTATATAATTTAATGGCACAGGGCAATAATTATAATGAGCTAAATAACTTTCTTATCACTAATGGTGGCGGGGTAAGGTATTCAGTGGATTCCAGGTTAGGACCTGTTGAAATAGGAATAGGTTATGCTGGAAGGTATGATAAACCCACATTCTCTGCTAATCTCGGACTTTGGTATTAA
- a CDS encoding porin family protein, with protein MKAIKKLIMAIYFLMAVSMAYGQIQFGVTAGIGGATQSDFGNIYDNDDLYTSFNAGITTRKSFNETFAIKTNFLYTSKGRSFDVLKDGEPQKQKDKYSYLMLPVKAEYSIPVFNNRLFAAAGPYAGLLLDANQKIDGISTEIDDTKDIDFGLAFELGYSKLLKNSELLFSISYDMGLSKIIDNEDDLRNKALCVNAGLFF; from the coding sequence ATGAAAGCAATAAAAAAATTAATCATGGCCATATATTTTTTGATGGCAGTAAGTATGGCCTACGGACAAATCCAATTTGGCGTAACTGCTGGAATTGGTGGGGCAACCCAATCTGATTTTGGCAATATCTATGACAATGATGACCTGTATACCAGTTTTAATGCAGGAATAACTACCAGAAAATCCTTTAATGAAACTTTTGCCATAAAGACAAATTTTCTCTATACATCAAAAGGCAGGTCTTTCGATGTTTTAAAAGATGGGGAACCTCAGAAGCAAAAGGATAAATATAGTTACCTGATGCTTCCTGTTAAAGCGGAGTATTCAATCCCCGTATTTAATAATCGGTTGTTTGCAGCAGCAGGACCTTATGCCGGTTTATTGTTAGACGCCAACCAGAAAATTGATGGTATTTCTACTGAAATTGACGACACAAAAGATATTGATTTTGGATTGGCTTTTGAACTAGGTTATAGTAAGCTTTTAAAAAATAGTGAATTACTATTTTCTATTAGTTATGATATGGGATTATCGAAGATTATTGACAATGAAGATGATCTTAGGAACAAGGCATTGTGCGTTAATGCCGGTTTGTTCTTTTAG
- a CDS encoding efflux RND transporter permease subunit, which produces MKRIGIVESAMRHRQIVLLIASLLAILGVYALFVMPKQEFPTFTIRQGLVIGVYPGASSEEVEQQLTTKVERYLFSYEEIDKTKTYSESKDGMMIIYVTLNDDIKNSDDFWAKLNDGLGKFKTELPSGVLALLSNNDFGDTSALLITIESSDHKSYRELENYMNELESRLRRIESVSKLRHYGLHNEQITIYLDKEKLTNYGISSATLLGSLFTQGFTTMSGTVENDEYNAPIHIAPSFDNEQDIAEQIIYADPTGNIIRLKDVARIVREYPKPDSYIMNNGNTCLLISLEMQPGDNIVKYGKEVDGVLEQFQSELPEDVSIERIANQSQVVGHSITTFLKEMMFAIIAVILVTMILMPFRIAAVAATSIPITIFITLGLMFLFGMELNVVTLAALIVMLGIIVDNSIVIIDSYMVKLDQGMSRWNAAISSAEGFFKAIFSATLAISITFFPFLFTLKGLFHDFVQLFPWTVTITLTISLLVAMLIIPFTQYFFIRKGLEGTNKKDRHNFLDVVQKSYEKWLGRAFKHPKITIGIGIISVLVGIALFVTLPVRLLPIAERNQFAVEIYLPQGSTLEETVFVTDSLERILQKDERVVSVTAFNGTSSPRFHATYASKLPAKNYAQFIVNTHSDKETEALLDDYSTKYANFFPNAYVRFKQLDYEQASNPIQVRLTGTNLDDLKSSADSLAAKMREIEGLTWVHTDFGEMLPGTQVDINEIEANRLGITKTTVATNLALRFNGLPLTTLWEGDYSIPVKLKSERERDPQIDDIENEYIHSIIPGVSVPLRQIAEVKPDWTQGQIVRRNGVRTITVQSDVVRGYNINKATREVKEIVYNQSFPSGVSIEYGGSDERDTEILPQVLGGLFMAVFIIFLILVFHFKKINLALLVLGSASLSIVGAVLGMLIFGHEFGVTSILGIVSLIGIIVRNGIIMLDYAEELRYKENKTILEAAFEAGKRRMRPIFLTSAAASMGVVPMILGKSVLWSPMGTVIFFGTLTSMVFIVMILPVSYWLIFRKVDKNKKKITIAELLNNSKIKPALLTLVLLFGLAPVLSAQNQHNYTLEQCKTLALQNNAQIKNKVLDVESSKEVKKAAYTKYFPQVDATAFAYKFSDPLINMEMAGGNLPVYDGNPANLPTATQFAYFPGASIPLIEEGAIGMATATQPVYAGQRISTGNKSASLGIEVSELQLKSTEKEIALETERRYWQIVSLGEKKKTLEEYILLVDTLHEEVNDALEAGLITQNDLLKVELKQNELKMNHLKLGNGIELAKMAFCQYIGIEYDKNISFIDSVGLIEPLELIYTDHQEALYNREEFRLLQKSTEAEKYMTKMQKGEYMPQVAVGAGALYLDIMDDDGSALGMAFGTVKIPISGWWEANHKMKERRIKEEQNRNMVKDNTEKLLLQMQQGRNSLNEAFEQIHLAEESIHQAKENLRVTQDSYSAGVVNISDLLDAQAQLQQSNDMYIETLTQYKIAKVNYMKITGR; this is translated from the coding sequence TCAGGGACTAGTAATTGGAGTTTATCCTGGTGCCAGTTCCGAAGAAGTTGAGCAACAATTGACCACAAAAGTTGAAAGATACTTGTTCAGCTATGAAGAAATTGATAAAACAAAAACTTATTCGGAGTCGAAGGACGGTATGATGATCATTTATGTAACACTAAATGATGATATAAAAAACTCGGATGATTTTTGGGCAAAACTAAATGATGGCCTGGGGAAATTTAAAACAGAACTACCTTCCGGTGTATTGGCTTTGCTCTCGAACAATGACTTTGGCGATACTTCAGCATTGCTTATTACAATCGAATCATCCGACCATAAATCGTACAGGGAACTGGAAAATTACATGAATGAACTGGAAAGTCGCCTAAGAAGGATTGAATCAGTATCAAAACTGCGCCATTATGGGTTACATAATGAACAAATTACAATTTATCTCGATAAAGAAAAGCTGACAAATTACGGAATTAGCTCCGCGACCCTTTTAGGAAGTTTGTTTACCCAGGGATTTACCACAATGAGTGGTACAGTCGAAAACGATGAGTACAATGCACCAATCCATATTGCACCTTCATTCGATAACGAACAGGATATTGCCGAACAGATAATCTACGCCGACCCTACCGGGAATATAATACGGCTTAAGGATGTTGCCCGAATTGTTCGGGAGTATCCTAAACCTGACAGTTATATTATGAATAACGGGAATACATGTTTATTGATTTCTTTGGAGATGCAGCCCGGAGACAATATTGTGAAGTATGGTAAAGAAGTAGATGGAGTATTGGAACAATTTCAATCGGAATTACCGGAGGATGTCAGTATTGAACGTATTGCCAATCAATCGCAGGTAGTAGGCCATTCTATTACCACTTTTTTGAAGGAAATGATGTTTGCCATCATCGCTGTGATACTGGTAACCATGATACTGATGCCATTTCGTATTGCCGCAGTTGCTGCAACTTCTATTCCTATCACCATATTTATCACATTAGGCCTCATGTTTCTTTTTGGAATGGAGTTGAATGTTGTAACCCTTGCAGCATTAATAGTTATGCTGGGAATTATTGTGGACAACTCTATTGTAATTATTGACAGCTACATGGTTAAACTCGACCAGGGGATGTCGCGCTGGAATGCAGCAATCAGCAGTGCTGAAGGATTTTTTAAAGCCATTTTTTCAGCTACTTTGGCTATCAGTATCACTTTTTTCCCGTTTCTGTTTACGTTGAAGGGGCTATTTCATGATTTCGTACAATTATTTCCATGGACTGTTACAATTACCTTAACCATATCATTATTGGTGGCAATGTTGATTATCCCATTCACTCAATACTTTTTTATCAGAAAAGGCTTGGAAGGAACAAACAAAAAAGACAGGCATAACTTTCTGGATGTCGTTCAGAAGTCGTATGAAAAATGGTTAGGAAGGGCATTCAAACATCCTAAAATAACAATTGGGATTGGGATTATTTCTGTGTTGGTCGGCATTGCGTTGTTTGTAACGCTTCCAGTACGGTTACTACCAATTGCAGAACGTAACCAATTTGCCGTTGAAATTTACCTGCCACAGGGGAGTACACTTGAAGAAACCGTGTTTGTAACCGATAGTCTTGAACGAATACTTCAAAAAGATGAGCGCGTGGTATCAGTTACAGCATTTAACGGAACCAGTTCTCCACGTTTTCATGCTACCTATGCCTCGAAATTGCCAGCTAAGAATTATGCTCAGTTTATAGTCAATACACACTCGGATAAAGAAACAGAAGCCTTACTGGATGACTACTCCACTAAATATGCGAATTTTTTCCCCAATGCTTATGTGCGGTTTAAACAATTGGATTATGAACAAGCTTCAAATCCGATTCAGGTACGACTTACCGGGACTAATTTGGATGATTTGAAATCCTCAGCAGATTCGTTGGCTGCCAAAATGAGGGAAATTGAAGGATTAACATGGGTACATACCGATTTCGGGGAAATGTTACCAGGAACTCAGGTAGATATAAATGAAATTGAAGCCAACCGTTTGGGAATAACAAAAACCACAGTTGCCACCAACCTGGCCCTGCGTTTTAACGGACTGCCATTGACTACTTTGTGGGAAGGCGACTACTCCATTCCTGTAAAACTGAAATCGGAACGCGAACGTGACCCACAGATTGATGATATTGAAAACGAATACATTCATTCAATAATTCCGGGAGTTTCAGTTCCGTTACGTCAAATTGCTGAAGTTAAGCCCGACTGGACACAAGGGCAAATTGTCCGGAGAAATGGTGTACGTACAATAACAGTACAATCAGATGTTGTTCGCGGTTACAACATAAATAAAGCCACGAGGGAAGTCAAAGAGATAGTTTATAACCAATCATTCCCATCTGGTGTGAGTATCGAATATGGGGGGTCGGATGAAAGAGATACCGAAATCTTGCCGCAAGTTCTTGGTGGATTATTTATGGCAGTATTTATCATTTTTCTGATACTGGTTTTTCATTTCAAAAAAATTAACCTGGCGCTTTTGGTACTTGGTTCCGCATCGTTGAGCATTGTTGGGGCTGTTTTAGGCATGTTGATTTTTGGCCATGAATTTGGTGTAACATCCATACTCGGTATTGTAAGCTTAATAGGAATCATTGTACGTAACGGCATAATTATGCTTGATTATGCCGAAGAGCTACGATATAAAGAGAATAAAACGATACTTGAAGCTGCATTTGAAGCAGGCAAAAGAAGGATGCGCCCTATTTTTCTTACTTCTGCTGCTGCCTCAATGGGAGTTGTCCCGATGATTCTTGGCAAAAGTGTCCTTTGGTCTCCGATGGGGACAGTTATCTTTTTCGGTACATTAACTTCTATGGTATTTATTGTAATGATACTTCCTGTGTCCTATTGGTTGATTTTCAGGAAAGTGGATAAAAACAAGAAGAAAATCACAATAGCTGAGCTTTTAAATAATTCTAAAATAAAACCGGCATTATTAACACTTGTCCTATTATTTGGCCTGGCACCGGTACTTTCTGCTCAAAATCAACATAATTATACGCTGGAGCAATGTAAAACGCTGGCATTACAAAATAATGCCCAGATTAAAAACAAGGTGCTGGATGTAGAATCTTCAAAAGAGGTAAAAAAGGCTGCATACACCAAATATTTTCCACAGGTTGATGCAACTGCGTTTGCATATAAGTTTTCCGATCCATTAATAAATATGGAAATGGCCGGTGGAAATCTTCCCGTATATGATGGAAATCCGGCTAATCTGCCAACGGCAACACAATTTGCTTATTTCCCCGGAGCTTCAATTCCACTTATCGAAGAAGGAGCAATAGGAATGGCTACAGCTACTCAGCCTGTTTATGCCGGGCAACGAATTTCAACAGGGAACAAGTCAGCTAGCCTGGGCATTGAAGTTAGTGAATTGCAATTAAAATCAACTGAAAAAGAGATTGCCCTGGAAACTGAAAGAAGATACTGGCAAATTGTTTCGCTTGGTGAAAAAAAGAAAACCCTCGAAGAATATATACTATTGGTTGACACTTTACATGAAGAAGTGAACGATGCTTTAGAGGCTGGGTTAATTACACAAAATGATTTACTAAAAGTTGAACTCAAACAGAACGAGCTCAAAATGAATCATCTGAAGTTGGGAAATGGAATAGAACTCGCTAAAATGGCATTCTGCCAGTATATCGGTATAGAATATGATAAAAATATAAGCTTTATTGACAGCGTAGGATTAATCGAACCATTGGAACTCATTTATACCGACCATCAGGAAGCTTTATATAACAGAGAAGAATTTAGACTGCTACAGAAAAGTACCGAAGCAGAAAAGTACATGACAAAAATGCAAAAAGGTGAGTATATGCCGCAGGTAGCAGTTGGTGCAGGGGCATTATACCTCGATATTATGGATGATGACGGCTCAGCGTTAGGAATGGCCTTTGGAACAGTGAAAATTCCGATTTCCGGGTGGTGGGAAGCGAATCATAAAATGAAAGAACGCCGGATAAAAGAAGAGCAAAATAGGAATATGGTCAAAGACAATACTGAAAAACTACTGCTTCAGATGCAACAAGGCCGTAATTCCCTTAACGAAGCTTTTGAGCAGATTCATCTGGCTGAAGAATCAATTCACCAGGCAAAAGAAAACCTAAGAGTAACACAGGATAGTTATTCCGCAGGTGTGGTTAATATCTCTGATTTACTTGATGCACAGGCACAGTTGCAGCAGTCAAACGATATGTATATTGAAACACTGACGCAATATAAGATTGCTAAGGTAAATTATATGAAGATCACAGGACGATAA